The nucleotide sequence ataaaaaaaaaacacgaccGCGAACGAATTATggaagttgattattttttaaactttcggattttatttcaatacagTTATTGGAACTTTTCGAACGTTTCTCGTATAATAAAATGTTGTGATTATAGCGGAAATGacatttcaatgatttttcgaatatacctcgtataaaaaatacgacttcaaacgaattaaaaaagttttttttggaaatattttaaatttgtttagaTACAGTTATATAGGAACTTTTCGAACGTTCCTCGTATAATAAAATGTTGTGATTATAGGGGAAATTacatttcaatgatttttcgaatatacctcgtataaaaaatacgacttcaaacgaattaaaaaagttttttttggaaatattttaaatttgtttagaTACAGTTATATAGGAACTTTTCGAACGTTCctcttataataaaatgttgtGATTATAGCGGAAATGacatttcaatgatttttcgaatatacctcgtataaaaaatacgacttcaaacgaattaaaaaagttttttttggaaatattttaaatttgtttagaTACAGTTATATAGGAACTTTTCGAACGTTCCTCGTATAATAAAATGTTGTGATTATAGGGGAAATTacatttcaatgatttttcgaatatacctcgtataaaaaatacgacttcaaacgaattaaaaaagttttttttggaaatattttaaatttgtttagaTACAGTTATATAGGAACTTTTCGAACGTTCctcttataataaaatgtaatgaCTATAGCGGAAATGAAATTTCAGAAGCTTTTCGAACATACCTCGTATAGAAAATAGGATTTCAAAGGCATTAAggcagtttttttatttttttttattattaatattttaaatgtatttgaatACAGTTATGTAGGAACTTTTCGAACGTTcctcgtataataaaatttaacgactattgaaaaaatcatattttcgaTACTTTTTTAATATACCTCGTATAAAAAATACGACTACGAACGAATTGTggaatttgttgattgttttgaaatattcctaTTATAATTTTCGAACGTTCCTCGTAGACATACCCTATAAACCAATTATTGGTAAACTTCCTGGTATAATAGCGTATTTTTTTAAGGTTGCAATAGAAGATATCCAAAAGAAAACAGTAGAATTGGCGAATGCTACCAATCAAGAACCTCCGGATCCGAAGATCCTGCAGATGGTACTGCAGGGTTGTATAGGTACGACCGTTAATCAAGGTCCTTTGGAAATGGCGACGACGTTTCTTCCGAGCGATGGAAAAGCCTTAACCAGACACCAGAATAAATTGAGATTGTGCTTtaaagatttttccaaaaagttaatatcattttatgataattttttttttcgtatttattttatttaattttgtcagGTGTCAAGACGCTTTGAAGAAGAATAAGAATTTGATTGGACCGGATCAAAGGGATTACCAAAGAGAATTAGACAGGAATTATAAGAGATTCATTGAAAAACTTCAACCGTTGGTGAATCCGCAAAATATAACTATAGTAAATAATAGGTAAACATTTGCCTCtaaaatcgatttaattttttatttattttttttttcagtccCAACAGATATCCTCACGCGGAAAATTCACCTTTAAGATggtagaaaatcgaaaaattttattataaacatttcaaGTAATCGATactaaaaatttgattcaaaagtTTAGTAGCGAAACAAAGTTACATCCGTGGGTCTAAAATTGCCTTCCGAATCATCAAATCAAAGAGAAACACTGCAAACATTTGTAGAAAAGTCTTTTTCATATCACAAACACTTTTCTACAACTTTTTCTTCGGCCCAAAATCGATATGTTACTTCTGCCTTACTGAAGAtggtaacttggttatagaaacgtgTATCGgccatcaaatatttttaaatgattattcacttaaataacttaaaattagtaaaacggcacatttatattatattccaTTTAATGGCTTTTTATggaacattattatttattagaatctaagattatttatttatatgcatatatttatcacaatcgctgatatttttttttatttttatatagactATCGAAATTATAAGTATATCTAGTAAATTGTAGTTTTATTCAATACCTTTCATTTTATCCCAAAAATCAAATGTTGCTTCAAGACAATCTCAATTAACGGTAGTGCAAATCTTCTTTAACCGACGCTACGGTCCTTTTCAACAATCATCTGTCCCCGAGGATGGTGCCTCCAACGTCGAAACCCTAGCTGGATCAGGTCCGCCTCCAACCAGCGAAGGCGAGGTCTTCTAGGAACTCCATACATGGCTCTATGTGAGTAAAAAACAGAAGGCATACTCCCCACGTGTTCCAGGTACCTCAGACGTGCCCCCCAGATGAACACCACCATATCTGGCTCCCCCTAGATCTGTCTCAGTTCAGCATTCCTCCGAATCCTCCATGCAACGTTCTCACAAACAGGACTGGGGTAGTGCAAATGTGTAGTAGATTTCAATTGAGAGAAAAGTATTTATTTCCTTAATTAcagatatatttataaaaaaaaaacaagttttcatttaaatattaataactctGGACAACTTCTGGACTCTGTTCAGTAGTAAATCTCCTTGTTTAACGACAGAGTTGAACTGGGCGTTCTTCAAATCAGGTCTGTTGGTTTCAACAATTCCACCGACTCTATCAATTTTACAATGTAGTCTTCCGGCTGCTATAAAAGTAGATAATTCTTCATCGATGTATTCGACTGTGACACCGAAAGCTTCAGCCATATATTGTAATGTAAGAGAGCGGTAGGATTCCAAAAGTTGTGTATAAGCTGAAATCTTCATCTCCCTTACGTAGTAACGGTAATGAGGGTTTAAAAAGTAATCTTTTCTTAAAACTGTCTCAACTTCTGCTAAGTTTGTGAAAAATTCTGCGTATTGGCAGttatacaaagaaaataaatagtCTTTTACAAAAGGTTCTGAATGTAGTACTTCTAGTATTTCGGAACCTTTTACAACTTTATCTCTTAGTTGATTTCGCGGTAAGCTTATAATAGATGTGTATACAGTGTATCTGACGAAAGCTTTGTAATCCATCAATTCGTAGGAAGTAAAGGTACTGACTgtatccaaaaataaattagcGGCAGTTTTAAAATCTCTTACTGACATACAATATGCACCTTGGTATACTTTTAAACGATTTCTTCTATCCCAATCTCCTCCTTCTTCTATTAAACTTTTAGCTTTATCGATATTTCGAGTAATGAGATCGTGATCCATAAAGAAAAGACCGATTCTTATTAAATGGAATATTATATCTAACCTGTGACCAAGTGAGACAGTCTTATCATAAGTTTGTCTAAACGTACTTATTGCGTTGTCTTTATCACCAATACGGCTGTAGTATTCCGCTTTTCTCAAATAAGCTTCTCTTACTTCCATTTCTCCCAAATTCTTCTCCGCGTCTTCTATCGCTTCAtctagtaatttaatttgttcgTCATTTTTCGACTTTAAAGTTTTCAGTAAATTAGCGTCTAATTTCCAGCCGGTTTCTTTACATAGCGCTTCATACCAAGGAGCCATGTCATCCTTCTTGATCGCATCTGTGATTTTAGCGTGAACATTTTTATCGTTACGATATTCAACTAAACTTAATAGAAATTTGCAATGCGCCAATTCTAAATCAGGATTTTTTTCAAGACCCTGGTCTTCCAAATTTTCAACAGGCATTCTCGATGACTTTTTGCTTTCACACTAAACCAAAATGACACAACAAAATTGCAAATGAAAttactcttcttctttttcaccgtgtttgtcaaatgtcaaaaattttgacataagtaGATCCGATGTATCATACGGTAGGTTCAATGTATTCAATAGTTCCAATAAACCAACTagctttatataaaaaaacataagtCACGCGtcatatttttgttgatttatttctaccttcttgaaaacattttttttaatgaaatgttaCCAAGATTATTAAAAGCAAATGATATCCGCAAACATCAAATAAATACTTTAAAGATATTTaatgaaaagtaaatattatgAATTGTCAGGTTCCAAATCTATATTTCAGTATAATTTTTAGCGTTGCTGAAATTATCGAAGGAGAAgaatatgatttatattttaattctggAGGTAACAATTTATGTTTAAAAGTATCTTTACCTAAAGATTTTCCCAATGAAAAACCTTCGTTAAAAATAATACCCACAATAGTACATACTTGGATAACTAGTGACGGTGATATTACTTCAGCCCCTGGTTTGCTTAATGTTAGTATAAAATTGATTTCGCTTATTCggattgaatttataaattattttagtggACTGTACATTCGGATTTAGGTAGAGTAGTACAAGCAATTATAAGAGAGTATCAAAGAACTCCACCACCTTTAGCTGTTAATCAATCAGCGAGTATGTCACCTACGATTccaataagtaaaaaaatattttttatttgtctaaaactagtttttattattgaaatttcagaTGGCGAAATTCGGGCGAGTCCAATAAATTTCTCCACGTTCTCAAATATGAAGAGTTTTTCACCTCCACCTCACCCACAACAAATTCTGTCTATTCCAGAATTGTCGACGTTAACTTTAGAcgaattacaatttttgaatgaaaatacaGACAAACAGGACGAATTTATTGAACAACTTGCCCCTATTAAAGAACAAAACAAAGCTTTAGACAGTTTAATTCAAAACGTTGAAGAACTAGCAGAAAGTAACTTTAGTAAAGAAGATAAattaaaagaactgaaaaaaagcgtagaaaatagattagaagaaataacaaaattggcgTTTGAAAATGAAAGATTACATTCTGTGTATCAACAATTATATGACAAATACGCTCCGAGAAATATACAGGTAAAATTACGATTAAATAATTGGTTTtagtataaagtttttttttaggAACAACTTAAGTTAGAAGCAGAAAAGGCCGACATAGAGAGTGAGAGAGTAGCCGAATCGTTTTTAAACGGAGATATAGACGTCGATAAATTCGTtagtgattttattaaaattaaaattttgtcacAAAGTAGAAAAACTAAGGAAGAAAAATTAGGTCAGCAATTAGATAGACTGGAACAAGCTGGATTCTAATTACTTTGGTGCAATtctagtttgtatttttttttaataataaaataattcataatcaacttttcactgttttatttttttaaaataaaccacAATTCAATATCTATTGTCGTAAGAAGCATGTGAGCCAGTCCAGTACTGCAGTTTGTTTACATTGACGAAGGAACCTGCCAAATTTCAAAATGGAACATTAAAGTGCTTGTGCCTTAGCtcaattttgagtttattttcaattacattcaataaaacaataatctttatataaaaattctattcattttgtaatattttaagCAATGACGTTTTGAAGTTTCACTAGACAACCGGGGTGTGACGTCACAGCCGCCATATTGTTACAGTTCACTTTCCAAAGTTTGTTAAGTAATGTGTGCTCTTGAAAAAGTTTCTATTTAGTTTATTGTTATGtaaaaggtattttttttttggaaaatttagcAAAGAAAAAATCACCAAATATATACGATCGTCAATTGCAGTTTGGAAAGT is from Diorhabda sublineata isolate icDioSubl1.1 chromosome 1, icDioSubl1.1, whole genome shotgun sequence and encodes:
- the LOC130448870 gene encoding 26S proteasome non-ATPase regulatory subunit 6, which gives rise to MPVENLEDQGLEKNPDLELAHCKFLLSLVEYRNDKNVHAKITDAIKKDDMAPWYEALCKETGWKLDANLLKTLKSKNDEQIKLLDEAIEDAEKNLGEMEVREAYLRKAEYYSRIGDKDNAISTFRQTYDKTVSLGHRLDIIFHLIRIGLFFMDHDLITRNIDKAKSLIEEGGDWDRRNRLKVYQGAYCMSVRDFKTAANLFLDTVSTFTSYELMDYKAFVRYTVYTSIISLPRNQLRDKVVKGSEILEVLHSEPFVKDYLFSLYNCQYAEFFTNLAEVETVLRKDYFLNPHYRYYVREMKISAYTQLLESYRSLTLQYMAEAFGVTVEYIDEELSTFIAAGRLHCKIDRVGGIVETNRPDLKNAQFNSVVKQGDLLLNRVQKLSRVINI
- the LOC130448886 gene encoding vacuolar protein sorting-associated protein 37A; its protein translation is MLPRLLKANDIRKHQINTLKIFNENVAEIIEGEEYDLYFNSGGNNLCLKVSLPKDFPNEKPSLKIIPTIVHTWITSDGDITSAPGLLNWTVHSDLGRVVQAIIREYQRTPPPLAVNQSASMSPTIPINGEIRASPINFSTFSNMKSFSPPPHPQQILSIPELSTLTLDELQFLNENTDKQDEFIEQLAPIKEQNKALDSLIQNVEELAESNFSKEDKLKELKKSVENRLEEITKLAFENERLHSVYQQLYDKYAPRNIQEQLKLEAEKADIESERVAESFLNGDIDVDKFVSDFIKIKILSQSRKTKEEKLGQQLDRLEQAGF